The following are encoded together in the Sphaerodactylus townsendi isolate TG3544 linkage group LG14, MPM_Stown_v2.3, whole genome shotgun sequence genome:
- the DYNLRB2 gene encoding dynein light chain roadblock-type 2, producing the protein MAEVEETLKRIQAHKGVIGTIVVNAEGIPIRTTLDNSTTVQYAGLLHQLTMKAKSTVRDIDPQNDLTFLRIRSKKHEIMVAPGNNSFLPKKRTAETAVPCHTVFFQRSIVHRLNAENERGTATFESSSKPPALRQSSAHMKSPQPRPIIITPTFQQYRHHTINPAEDPVPSCPAPPTTRHPPPNIPPVS; encoded by the exons ATG GCAGAGGTAGAAGAAACGTTAAAGAGGATTCAAGCTCATAAAGGAGTGATTGGAACAATTGTCGTCAACGCAGAAG GAATCCCGATCAGAACAACTCTTGACAACTCTACTACGGTCCAGTACGCAGGCCTCCTTCACCAGCTCACAATGAAAGCCAAGAGCACAGTGAGAGATATTGATCCCCAGAATGATCTAACCTTTCTGAGGATCAGATCAAAGAAACACGAAATTATGGTAGCTCCAGGTAATAACTCTTTTCTTCCCAAGAAACGTACTGCAGAGACTGCTGTGCCG TGCCATACCGTGTTCTTTCAACGATCCATCGTTCATCGATTAAACGCCGAAAACGAGCGCGGAACAGCAACCTTCGAATCGAGTTCAAAACCACCAGCTCTGCGTCAATCCAGCGCCCATATGAAGTCGCCCCAACCCAGACCGATAATCATCACGCCGACGTTCCAGCAATATCGTCATCACACCATCAATCCTGCCGAAGACCCAGTTCCGTCCTGCCCAGCACCGCCCACGACCCGCCATCCGCCTCCCAACATCCCACCTGTTTCATAA